The Thermasporomyces composti region CCTGTCCGACGCGCCCACCCGGGAGGCGGTGCTGGACGCGCTGTCGGCGCGCGCCCGCCAGGACCCGGCCGCGGTGATCCTCGGATTCGGCTGGGACGAGACCGGCTGGCCGGATCCGCGTCCGCCGACCCTGGCGGAGCTCGACCGGGCGGCGCCCCAGCGGCCGGTCTACCTCGCACGTGTCGACGTCCACTCCGCGCTGGTCTCGAGCGGACTCGTGGCGCGAGCACCCGAGCTCACCACGACGCCCGGCTGGGACGGCACGGGTCGGGTCGAGCGAGACGCC contains the following coding sequences:
- a CDS encoding amidohydrolase family protein; this encodes MTRRVVYRRGFIRSPDVPDATALCVEGDTVTWLGHEDELDGYLTGADEVVDLRGRLVTPAFVDAHVHLSQTGLRLAGLDLSDAPTREAVLDALSARARQDPAAVILGFGWDETGWPDPRPPTLAELDRAAPQRPVYLARVDVHSALVSSGLVARAPELTTTPGWDGTGRVERDA